A genomic region of Zea mays cultivar B73 chromosome 6, Zm-B73-REFERENCE-NAM-5.0, whole genome shotgun sequence contains the following coding sequences:
- the LOC100274290 gene encoding uncharacterized LOC100274290 translates to MDAQAQPFTRRALSRSCGSKGSRLSVDHPPPPLAGGPSADKGVAGSSSSLAVPPEPARREGPPSDAEKVREKFSKLLLGEDMSGTGKGVTSALALSNAITNLAASVFGEQRRLQPMADDQKSRWKKEVDWLLSVADHIVEFVPSQQVAENGTSVEIMITQQRQDLQMNIPALRKLDAMLLEYLDSFAGKQEFWYASKDADGPGKGSTPRQDDKWWLPTVRVPPDGLSGAYSKWLQNQKDLVAQVLKAAMAINANVLMEMEVPESYTESLPKNGKSTLGDSVYRLITDDHFDPEELLRSVDSSDEHSIVDLKNRIEASAVIWQKKMTHNKDSKLPWGHSHEKRGMFEGRAENVLLLIKHRFPGIAQSALDISKIQCNKVCMGLGCLVRYTPFVALFVHSNALRTSLLYSSGCWPCHFGELLQDSGEPGFHGHVSDRGRSERGLGRSRSQEHGIDENRRQLSFGRHRQGRLRR, encoded by the exons ATGGACGCGCAGGCGCAGCCTTTCACCAGGCGGGCGCTGTCCAGGAGCTGCGGGTCCAAGGGGAGCCGGCTGTCCGTTGACcatccgccgccgccgctggccgGCGGCCCTTCGGCGGACAAGGGGGTGGCAGGGAGCTCGTCCTCGCTCGCGGTGCCGCCCGAGCCGGCCCGTCGTGAGGGCCCGCCCTCAG ACGCGGAGAAGGTGAGGGAGAAGTTCTCCAAGCTACTGCTGGGGGAGGACATGTCCGGCACCGGCAAAGGGGTGACCTCTGCTCTCGCCCTTTCCAACGCCATCACTAATCTTGCAG CTTCTGTGTTTGGTGAGCAGCGCCGTCTGCAGCCCATGGCCGACGACCAGAAATCGCGGTGGAAGAAGGAGGTCGACTGGCTTTTGTCCGTCGCCGaccacattgttgaatttgttccTTCGCAGCAGGTCGCCGAGAATGGGACCTCCGTGGAG ATAATGATAACCCAGCAACGTCAAGATCTACAGATGAACATCCCCGCGCTGCGCAAGCTCGATGCGATGCTCCTT GAATACCTCGACAGTTTCGCGGGTAAGCAGGAGTTCTGGTATGCGTCGAAAGACGCAGATGGACCGGGCAAGGGCAGCACGCCGAGGCAGGACGACAAATGGTGGCTCCCGACTGTCAGGGTCCCTCCTGACGGTCTGTCAGGTGCATACAGTAAATGGCTTCAGAACCAGAAGGACCTCGTTGCGCAGGTGCTCAAGGCAGCAATGGCTATCAACGCTAATGTCCTTATGGAGATGGAGGTTCCTGAATCGTACACGGAGTCGCTACCGAAG AATGGGAAGTCCACCCTTGGGGATTCAGTGTACAGACTTATAACCGACGATCATTTCGACCCTGAAGAACTGCTACGCTCCGTGGACTCGTCGGATGAACACAGCATTGTTGATCTGAAGAACAGGATCGAAGCCTCAGCAGTCATCTGGCAGAAGAAAATGACCCACAACAAGGACAGCAAATTGCCCTGGGGACATAGTCACGAGAAGCGGGGAATGTTCGAAGGGAGGGCGGAGAACGTTCTTCTCCTCATCAAGCACAGGTTTCCTGGCATTGCCCAGTCGGCGCTGGACATAAGCAAGATCCAATGCAACAAGGTATGTATGGGACTGGGATGCCTCGTCAGATATACGCCATTTGTTGCTTTGTTTGTTCATTCGAATGCCTTGCGTACCTCCCTTTTGTATTCGTCAGGATGTTGGCCTTGCCATTTTGGAGAGCTACTCCAGGACTCTGGAGAGCCTGGCTTTCACGGTCATGTCTCGGATCGAGGACGTTCTGAGCGCGGACTTGGCCGCTCGAGATCTCAGGAACACGGAATCGATGAGAATCGCCGCCAGCTTAGCTTCGGACGACACCGACAAGGTCGTCTCAGACGCTAA